The following are encoded together in the Mycolicibacterium arabiense genome:
- a CDS encoding APC family permease, translating into MSDNDIAAKQRELESFGYAQELKREVSTVDLLVYGLVFMVPIAPWAIFGTVYNSSAGMVPLVYLIGLIAMVFTALAYAQMAKSFPLAGSVFSYVGRGVHPGAGFFAGWAILLDYLLVPTLLYVFAAESMIGLFPDTPRWLWAIVFVIVNTLINLAGIGSLKIANRVFLAIELVFVAIFIVIAVRAINGQSLPNVGWSTSPIWDPSTVSAPLLAAALSIAVLSFLGFDGISTLAEESTGRKNPAGRAMIIALFVVAALFITQTWLASLLAGGRESFSDDEMGNAFFTLVEAASNTGWMNAFFAVNVMAVGFANAMAAQAATSRLLYSMSRDGQLPSFLSKISSRKVPMAALLFVSAISLVLVLFFVGQIALISSLVNFGALFGFCLLHVSVVWYYVVRQKSKNYLLHLVVPVLGFVIIAYVLFNADALAKIGGLVWLAIGAVVFGINVVRGRGVPELSTDTTRD; encoded by the coding sequence ATGTCCGACAACGACATCGCAGCCAAGCAGCGCGAACTCGAATCCTTCGGCTACGCGCAGGAATTGAAGCGCGAAGTCTCGACCGTCGACCTGCTCGTCTACGGGCTCGTCTTCATGGTGCCCATCGCACCGTGGGCGATCTTCGGGACGGTCTACAACAGCTCTGCGGGCATGGTGCCGCTGGTCTACCTCATCGGCCTGATCGCCATGGTGTTCACCGCACTGGCCTACGCCCAGATGGCCAAGTCGTTCCCGCTGGCCGGCTCGGTGTTCTCCTACGTCGGGCGTGGCGTCCATCCCGGCGCGGGGTTCTTCGCCGGGTGGGCGATCCTGCTCGACTACCTGCTGGTGCCCACGCTGCTCTACGTGTTCGCCGCGGAGTCGATGATCGGGCTCTTCCCGGACACGCCACGATGGTTGTGGGCCATCGTCTTCGTCATCGTCAACACCCTGATCAACCTGGCGGGCATCGGCTCGCTGAAGATCGCCAACCGCGTGTTCCTCGCGATCGAGCTGGTGTTCGTGGCGATCTTCATCGTCATCGCGGTCCGCGCGATCAACGGCCAGTCGCTGCCCAACGTCGGCTGGAGTACCTCGCCGATCTGGGATCCGAGCACCGTCAGCGCTCCCCTACTGGCTGCTGCACTGTCCATCGCCGTCCTGAGTTTCCTCGGCTTCGACGGTATCTCGACGCTCGCCGAGGAATCGACAGGACGCAAGAACCCGGCGGGCCGGGCCATGATCATCGCCCTCTTCGTGGTCGCGGCGCTGTTCATCACCCAGACCTGGCTGGCGAGCCTGCTCGCCGGTGGTCGCGAATCGTTCAGCGACGACGAGATGGGCAATGCGTTCTTCACGCTGGTGGAGGCGGCGTCGAACACCGGGTGGATGAACGCCTTCTTCGCGGTCAACGTCATGGCGGTGGGCTTCGCCAACGCGATGGCCGCCCAGGCGGCGACCAGCCGACTGCTGTACTCGATGAGCCGCGACGGCCAGCTGCCGAGCTTCCTGTCGAAGATCAGCAGCCGCAAGGTCCCGATGGCTGCCCTGCTGTTCGTCAGCGCGATCAGCCTGGTGCTGGTGCTGTTCTTCGTCGGCCAGATCGCGCTAATCTCGTCACTGGTGAACTTCGGTGCGCTGTTCGGCTTCTGCCTGCTGCACGTGTCGGTGGTCTGGTACTACGTCGTCCGGCAGAAGTCGAAGAACTACCTACTGCACCTGGTGGTGCCGGTGCTCGGCTTCGTGATCATCGCCTACGTGCTGTTCAACGCCGACGCGTTGGCGAAGATCGGCGGTCTGGTGTGGCTGGCGATCGGTGCGGTGGTGTTCGGCATCAACGTCGTCCGCGGTCGCGGTGTGCCGGAGCTGTCGACCGACACGACGAGGGACTGA
- a CDS encoding GDSL-type esterase/lipase family protein, whose protein sequence is MTTGIEDRPITADLCRGLAELERTERGWLPHRLPARARAQSTDPQLAAAEAQPSGVRLAFRTRATVVELELLRTRTVLAGVPERPDGTVDLTIGGRLVAQSGTSGGDVVRVDTTTGQAEFERGAPATVRFDGLSGRDEELEIWLPFHERTEIVALRTDAPVTPLPVGRRRVWLHHGSSISQGSNAASPSTTWPAVAAALGGVEVTNLGLAGSAMLDPFTARTMRDTPADAISVKIGINLVNADVMRARAFGPAVHGFLDTIRDGHPDAPLLVVGPLYCPIHEDTPGPGAFDPSALGRGAVRFVATGDPAAASRGSLTLSVIRDQLGDLVAARMAEDPNLHYLDGHDLYGPNDSADHPLPDALHPDAATHLLIGERFAQVAFAPGGPLAGP, encoded by the coding sequence GTGACGACCGGGATCGAAGACCGACCCATCACCGCAGACCTGTGCCGTGGGCTGGCCGAACTGGAGCGGACGGAGAGGGGTTGGCTGCCCCACCGGCTGCCCGCCCGAGCTCGTGCCCAATCCACCGACCCGCAGCTGGCGGCAGCCGAGGCGCAACCGTCCGGGGTGCGGCTGGCGTTCCGCACCCGCGCCACCGTCGTGGAACTCGAACTGCTGCGCACGCGAACGGTTCTCGCCGGGGTCCCGGAGCGGCCGGATGGCACCGTGGACCTGACGATCGGCGGTCGCCTCGTCGCGCAGTCCGGCACCAGCGGCGGAGACGTCGTCCGGGTCGACACGACGACGGGGCAGGCGGAGTTCGAGCGCGGCGCGCCTGCGACGGTGCGCTTCGACGGCCTGTCCGGGCGCGACGAGGAGCTCGAGATCTGGCTGCCCTTCCACGAGCGGACCGAGATCGTCGCGCTGCGGACCGACGCACCGGTCACACCGCTGCCGGTCGGGCGCCGTCGAGTGTGGCTGCACCACGGCAGCTCCATCAGCCAGGGTTCGAACGCGGCGAGCCCCAGCACGACGTGGCCCGCGGTGGCCGCAGCGCTCGGCGGTGTCGAAGTGACCAACCTCGGTCTGGCGGGCAGTGCGATGCTCGACCCGTTCACCGCGCGCACGATGCGCGACACGCCCGCCGACGCCATCAGCGTCAAGATCGGCATCAACCTCGTCAACGCCGACGTCATGCGGGCGCGCGCCTTCGGGCCCGCCGTGCACGGTTTCCTCGACACGATCCGCGACGGACATCCGGACGCGCCGCTGCTCGTCGTCGGGCCGCTGTACTGCCCCATCCACGAGGACACGCCGGGGCCCGGTGCCTTCGATCCGTCCGCGCTCGGTCGGGGCGCGGTGCGCTTCGTCGCGACCGGTGATCCCGCGGCCGCGAGCCGAGGCAGCCTGACGCTGAGCGTGATTCGCGACCAGCTCGGCGATCTCGTGGCCGCGCGCATGGCCGAAGACCCGAACCTGCACTACCTGGACGGCCACGATCTCTACGGCCCGAACGACTCCGCCGACCATCCGCTGCCCGATGCGTTGCACCCGGATGCGGCCACGCATCTGCTGATCGGCGAGCGGTTCGCTCAGGTGGCCTTCGCGCCGGGTGGCCCCTTGGCCGGGCCCTGA
- a CDS encoding 1-phosphofructokinase family hexose kinase: MIVTVTANPSVDRTVLLDDLVLGAVNRGRRSWSEPSGKGVNVALALHAHGVPVRAVVTAGGPVGAQLRQMLDGTGLDAVVVPIAADIRSNISLTQPDGTVTKVNEPGPRLDADELGALLAAVAGELTGARWLVCAGSLPGGVSADFYGELVALGEQRGVPVAVDTSGSALAESLSARPALVKPNLTELAELTGTTPTTLGEVVEAAQEVRRRGARAVLASLGADGAVLVDAEGALWGEAPVKTVVSTVGAGDAMLAGYLGSRGDRVGALGAALRWGAAAVGLEGTLLVPATAAAEVTITDAVDTARPLRHAEPAPAPRTSGLGDDRP; encoded by the coding sequence GTGATCGTCACCGTGACGGCCAATCCCAGCGTCGACCGCACCGTGCTCCTCGACGATCTGGTCCTCGGAGCGGTCAACCGCGGACGGCGCAGTTGGAGCGAGCCGAGCGGCAAGGGCGTCAACGTCGCGCTCGCCCTGCACGCCCACGGCGTGCCGGTGCGGGCCGTGGTGACAGCCGGCGGTCCGGTCGGCGCACAGCTGCGCCAGATGCTCGACGGCACCGGGTTGGACGCGGTGGTCGTGCCGATCGCGGCGGACATCCGGAGCAACATCAGCCTGACCCAGCCCGACGGGACCGTCACCAAGGTCAACGAGCCCGGGCCACGGCTCGACGCCGACGAACTCGGCGCACTGCTCGCCGCCGTCGCCGGAGAACTGACCGGGGCGCGCTGGCTGGTCTGCGCGGGCAGCCTGCCAGGGGGAGTGTCCGCCGACTTCTACGGCGAACTCGTCGCCCTCGGCGAGCAACGGGGCGTACCCGTCGCCGTCGACACCTCGGGGTCGGCACTCGCCGAAAGCCTCTCTGCGAGACCGGCCCTGGTGAAGCCGAACCTGACCGAACTGGCCGAACTCACCGGGACGACGCCGACCACGCTGGGAGAGGTCGTCGAGGCGGCGCAGGAGGTGCGCCGCCGCGGCGCCCGGGCGGTGCTGGCCAGTCTCGGCGCCGACGGCGCAGTCCTGGTCGACGCCGAGGGCGCACTGTGGGGCGAGGCGCCCGTCAAGACCGTGGTGAGCACGGTGGGCGCTGGGGACGCCATGCTCGCCGGCTATCTGGGCAGCCGGGGCGACCGGGTCGGCGCGCTGGGCGCCGCCCTACGGTGGGGTGCGGCTGCCGTCGGGCTCGAGGGAACGCTCCTCGTGCCCGCGACCGCGGCCGCAGAGGTGACGATCACCGATGCGGTGGACACCGCCCGGCCGCTGCGCCACGCCGAACCCGCCCCCGCACCACGCACATCAGGACTTGGAGACGACCGACCGTGA
- a CDS encoding DeoR/GlpR family DNA-binding transcription regulator, producing the protein MTDLTTPIDRRNAKPFADERQTHILEHMRRSGRVDAVRVADELGVTGETVRKDLIALERLGLLRRVHGGAVPVQSSSFEPAVETRTQFASEKARIATAALEYLPVEGSVLIDAGSTTAKLVDVFPGDRDLTVHVNALPLAMALLTRPRLAVYTLGGRLRRTTFAEVGDAAVRALADVNVDVAFLGTNGISMTRGLTTPDPDEAAVKRHMLDCAAKRVLLADHGKFGVVTGSKHAEVRDVDVLITDTGLSDDWCERLRTAGVEVRRT; encoded by the coding sequence ATGACCGACCTGACCACGCCGATCGACCGTCGCAACGCCAAACCCTTCGCCGACGAACGGCAGACCCACATCCTCGAGCACATGCGGCGCAGCGGCCGCGTCGACGCGGTACGGGTCGCCGACGAACTCGGGGTCACCGGCGAGACGGTCCGCAAGGACCTCATCGCGCTCGAACGTCTCGGGCTGCTGCGCCGGGTGCACGGTGGCGCGGTGCCGGTGCAGTCATCGTCCTTCGAGCCGGCGGTGGAGACCCGCACCCAGTTCGCGTCCGAGAAGGCCCGGATCGCCACCGCGGCACTGGAATACCTGCCCGTCGAGGGTTCGGTGCTCATCGACGCCGGGTCGACGACGGCGAAACTGGTCGACGTGTTTCCCGGCGACCGCGACCTCACCGTCCACGTCAATGCCCTGCCCCTGGCCATGGCGCTGCTGACCCGCCCCCGGCTGGCCGTGTACACGCTCGGTGGGCGGCTACGGAGGACGACGTTCGCAGAAGTCGGCGACGCAGCGGTGCGCGCGTTGGCCGACGTCAACGTCGACGTGGCATTCCTTGGTACGAACGGCATTTCGATGACGCGGGGGCTGACGACGCCGGACCCGGACGAGGCGGCAGTGAAGCGGCACATGCTCGACTGCGCCGCCAAGCGGGTGCTGCTCGCCGACCACGGCAAGTTCGGCGTCGTCACGGGCAGCAAGCACGCCGAGGTGCGGGACGTCGACGTATTGATCACCGACACCGGGTTGTCCGACGACTGGTGCGAACGGTTGCGTACCGCGGGCGTCGAGGTTCGGCGCACGTGA
- a CDS encoding FGGY-family carbohydrate kinase — protein sequence MSPTLYVGIDVGTQTSKAVIFTDGGDQVAAGRADTPWTFVPTGAELDAQQLLDAVKSAVAQALSAAPDGRIAGVGVTSMAEAGVLLDGAGAPTAPVIAWHDTRDHLELESLRQTVDPHEFAATTGLPFRQQWSLTKHRWLVDNVPSARRAVRRLNVAEWIVAGLGGEEATEQSLASRTGWLRLAERSWWADTLDWSGATESLMPQLVTAGTALGRVDPDAGLPRLTGAVLTVAGHDHQAAVVGAGADGPGDELDSCGTAEALVRTVAPGLAPAVVAELAELGITTGWHAVADHWCLLGATQGGLALQRILALLGTDVAGLPALDEKAIALDRTGIAVVAPPFGRLDVTGIADGDGPEHLWRAALEEVTGQAGEIHDAMTAVSGPHRTLVVTGGWSRSEGLLAVKRRRFGDLVRSDVDEAGARGAALFAERAAAS from the coding sequence ATGAGCCCCACCCTCTACGTCGGCATCGACGTGGGGACGCAGACCAGCAAGGCGGTGATCTTCACCGACGGGGGCGACCAGGTTGCAGCCGGACGGGCCGACACCCCGTGGACGTTCGTGCCCACCGGCGCCGAACTCGACGCCCAGCAACTGCTCGACGCCGTGAAATCAGCTGTGGCGCAGGCGTTGTCCGCTGCACCCGACGGACGCATCGCAGGGGTGGGCGTGACGAGCATGGCCGAAGCGGGCGTGCTGCTCGACGGGGCCGGCGCACCGACGGCTCCGGTCATCGCGTGGCACGACACCCGCGACCACCTCGAGCTGGAGAGCCTTCGGCAGACGGTCGACCCCCATGAGTTCGCCGCGACGACGGGGCTGCCCTTCCGGCAGCAGTGGTCGCTGACCAAGCACCGCTGGCTAGTCGACAACGTGCCATCGGCACGTCGTGCGGTGCGCCGGCTCAACGTCGCCGAGTGGATCGTCGCGGGGTTGGGTGGTGAGGAAGCCACCGAGCAGTCACTGGCCTCGCGCACCGGATGGCTTCGGTTGGCGGAGCGCTCGTGGTGGGCGGACACCTTGGACTGGTCGGGCGCCACCGAATCCCTGATGCCGCAACTGGTGACGGCCGGAACCGCGCTGGGGCGGGTAGATCCCGACGCCGGCCTGCCCCGGCTGACCGGGGCGGTGCTGACCGTGGCAGGCCACGATCACCAGGCGGCCGTGGTGGGAGCGGGCGCCGACGGGCCAGGAGACGAACTGGACTCGTGCGGTACCGCCGAAGCGCTGGTACGCACCGTGGCCCCCGGGCTGGCACCCGCCGTCGTGGCCGAACTCGCCGAACTCGGCATCACCACGGGGTGGCACGCGGTGGCCGACCACTGGTGCCTGCTGGGCGCCACCCAGGGCGGGTTGGCTCTGCAACGGATCCTCGCGCTGCTGGGCACCGACGTGGCCGGCCTACCCGCACTCGACGAGAAGGCGATCGCACTCGACCGGACCGGTATCGCCGTCGTCGCACCACCTTTCGGACGGTTGGACGTCACCGGCATCGCCGACGGCGACGGCCCCGAGCACCTGTGGCGGGCGGCGCTCGAGGAGGTGACCGGGCAGGCCGGTGAGATACACGATGCGATGACGGCAGTCAGCGGACCGCACCGCACGCTGGTGGTGACCGGCGGGTGGTCGCGCAGCGAGGGACTGCTCGCCGTCAAGCGCCGACGCTTCGGCGATCTGGTGCGGTCCGACGTCGACGAGGCGGGGGCACGCGGGGCTGCTCTCTTCGCGGAGCGGGCCGCTGCGTCATGA
- a CDS encoding class II fructose-bisphosphate aldolase, with protein MPLARTADLVAEAQRAGTGIAAFNVITLEHAEAIVDGAALAGRPVILQISENAVKFHRGQLRPIVAAAAAVAAEAPIPASIHLDHVEDVRLLHASADTPVSSAMFDAAALEYDANVEATRSAADWAHARGMFLEAELGEVGGKDGAHAPGVRTDPAEATAFVRATGVDALAVAVGSSHAMATRVARLDFDLIARLCEAVPVPLVLHGSSGVADDDLRTAVSAGLVKINVGTLLNVRFTQRVRDYLSADDAVTDPRKYLAPARTAIADAVAELLEVIS; from the coding sequence ATGCCCCTCGCCCGTACCGCCGACCTCGTCGCCGAAGCGCAGCGGGCAGGCACCGGGATCGCCGCGTTCAACGTGATCACCCTCGAGCACGCCGAGGCTATCGTCGACGGTGCCGCACTCGCCGGACGCCCGGTGATCCTGCAGATCAGCGAGAACGCCGTGAAGTTCCATCGCGGCCAGCTGCGCCCGATAGTCGCCGCCGCCGCCGCAGTGGCAGCCGAGGCCCCGATTCCGGCATCGATACACCTCGACCACGTGGAGGACGTGCGACTGCTGCACGCGAGTGCCGACACCCCCGTGAGCTCGGCGATGTTCGATGCCGCCGCGTTGGAGTACGACGCCAACGTCGAGGCCACCCGGTCCGCAGCCGACTGGGCCCACGCACGAGGGATGTTCCTCGAGGCCGAACTCGGCGAGGTCGGCGGCAAGGACGGCGCGCATGCCCCCGGGGTGCGCACGGACCCGGCCGAAGCGACTGCCTTCGTCCGAGCCACCGGCGTCGACGCCCTCGCCGTGGCCGTCGGCAGCTCGCATGCGATGGCGACCCGCGTGGCGCGCCTGGACTTCGACCTGATCGCACGGCTGTGCGAGGCAGTGCCGGTACCCCTGGTGCTGCACGGCTCGTCCGGCGTCGCCGACGACGACCTCCGCACGGCGGTGAGCGCGGGGCTGGTGAAGATCAACGTCGGCACGTTGCTCAACGTCCGCTTCACGCAACGGGTTCGGGACTACTTGAGCGCCGACGACGCAGTCACCGATCCGCGGAAGTACCTGGCGCCGGCGCGCACCGCGATCGCCGACGCCGTCGCCGAACTCCTCGAGGTCATCAGCTGA